In Raphanus sativus cultivar WK10039 chromosome 5, ASM80110v3, whole genome shotgun sequence, the following proteins share a genomic window:
- the LOC108861593 gene encoding auxin-responsive protein SAUR72, which translates to MKHLIRRLSRVADSTHYNLLRSDSQRRSRRSEFSLRSSMARRLKKHTSSVPQGHVPVYVGDEMERFLVSAEVLNHPVFIGLLKRSAQEYGYEQKGVLQIPCHVLVFERIMESVRLGLAVPSDLQDLISEECM; encoded by the coding sequence ATGAAGCATCTGATCCGCCGTCTCTCCCGCGTGGCTGACTCCACTCACTACAATCTCCTCCGGTCAGATTCGCAACGACGGAGCCGCCGCTCTGAATTTTCCCTCCGGTCTTCGATGGCTCGCCGCTTGAAGAAACATACATCCTCTGTTCCTCAAGGACACGTACCGGTCTACGTGGGAGACGAGATGGAGAGGTTCTTGGTTAGCGCGGAGGTGCTTAACCATCCGGTTTTCATCGGTTTGCTGAAGCGGTCGGCTCAGGAGTATGGATACGAACAGAAAGGAGTTCTTCAAATCCCATGCCACGTTCTTGTCTTCGAGCGCATCATGGAGTCGGTTCGGCTTGGATTAGCGGTTCCAAGTGACTTGCAAGATCTAATCAGCGAGGAGTGTATGTGA